CCCTCCGGCCCATTGTAATCATATCCGCAAGCGCTCAGGAACGTTCCGTAACTGGCCATGGCACGGGCATAATGGTCGGAACACTCAATCTCGTTGTAAGGATTGCGCTTCTCCGCAGAATAACGGTCATGGATGGCCCGCGTTACAGCCAATGCCTCCTTCACCATGCCCGCGCGCATCATGTGAGAGGCAAGTTGATGCTCGAATCCGGACATGCACTCGTTGAGATAGCCGTGAGTCCAGCTGCTGCCCTTATACGGATCGGATTCATTCAAGGCATTCGTACACATCAGAGTCCCCCCCTCCCCTTCAACGTAATAGGGACGTCCCAAAGGCCGGACATGTTTGAGATACTCCGTCAGATCGGGTGAAAAATTATTGTCCCAGATGGATCGGAGAGCCTTTTTCTGCCTGTCGGGGGAAATGAGTTCGCCCAATCCGCACTGATAAGCCATGCTTTGTCCGAACAACTGGTCGATGAAACTCCCATTATATGTGCCAAACACGTTCGGATGAGCTTCATCCTTCTTCTGGATGAACCATTTCCCATTGAAGAGACGCGCCTCTACAGCTTTGCGGCCTTTCTCCCGGCGATCCCGGCACAGCTTGGCAAACTCTCCGTCTCCCACGGCAAGAGCCATTTCCTCGCCAGCCTTGAACGCCCCAAGAGCTTCAATACTCGTCCAGGCGATTTCGCCATACCAAGCGGCATCCAACGTATTTTCCTGAGCCCCGTCAAGAATCCCGTCCCCATCGCGGTCATGATCCAAGACATACTGGACAGCCTTTTTCGCACGAGGCCAAACCTTGTTGAGGAAGGAATCGTCAGCGCTCATCGTGTGTTCCCTCCAAATCCCCATAATCCGTCCGCATTGTCCGTCAATGGCAGGTTGCCGGTTATGCTCGGCCCGCATGCCGATCCCCCCCGTCTCGGGATGGAATCCTATACCCAGATCCACCCGGTCGCGCGTCACGCGTTCGATGTCCGGGAACAGACGGGCGGGAGCCTGGGCGTACTGCCAGACGTGAGTACATGTACCTTCACAAGCGCCTACTCCCTCCCAGGCATAAAACCGTCCATTCGTCAAGCGGTGACTGGTCGTAGTCGCCAACGTCGACGTATTGGCAAAAGTCCTGTCAAGGAACCAGAACGGCAGAGAGGAATCATACCACGTATCCCTCCAAAGCTTCGTCCCGCCAACCAGGCTCTTCCAATGATCAGCCACATAGGATGCCACATCGTTCGCATTGGAGAAACGCGCGGCATAGTGCCGCCGTCCCTTCTTGCCATCGGTATCGGGACGTCCCGTATCACCCATCGTATTCAGATAGATATTGGGGAAATACCAGGCCAGGATAAAGTCAACCTGCACGGATTCCCCGGCAGGAATGGAAAAATCCCGGGTCAATCCCCCCAACGGCTTATCCTTGTCGAAACGGACATTCCCCACGGATGGCTGCGAACCATCCATCCCGAACAGAGCTTGCTCCGTATTTCTCGCAGGAAGACTGGTCATAGCACGAGTACCTTTCCCGGGACTCGCCAAAGCAAAACAGAACGAACCGAAATCCGCTTCTTCTTTCAAGGGACGGGCAGGAGGAGCCGGAGAATCGGAAAAAACGATATGATCCACAATGATATTGCCCCAGCTTCCCTGTGCCCCATCATAAATTCGCAAACGGGCTTTCTTCCCGATGTAATCCTTCACGGGAAAAGCATCGGGGCGCAAACGGTTGGAATTATGCCCCGTTGCAGAGCATACGGCTTTGCCGTCAACCAGCAATTCGATTCCCGTCCCTCCTTCTTTCTCTCGGCCGGGTTTCCGGCCTCCAGCAATTGAAAATCTGATAAATTCCCGGTCAATCGTGAATTCCGGGCTCAGCAGGCTACCCGTATGGGAGTCTCCCGCCATAACGTCTCCTCCCGTTCGGACATTGTGAGAAACGGCAGCCCTCGAACCGTGCATCCCGATGTCTCCCATATACGGGGGGATACGGGCATTATCCAGTGGAGTTTTGTCAAAAGCCGTACCTTCGACCTTCCAGCCGGCATAATCCTCCCGCTCGAAATCTTCAAAGCTCACATCTTCCCTGCCGGGAACCGCTACCCATTCCCCCTCTTCCGCCGTCATCAGCACGTGAGGCATCCCCCCATTCGGATCCGCCTTGTTCACCCGCATGCCAAGACCGGTGCCGCTATTGCAGCAGACAGCGTTTTTAAGCCATCCGCCAATCGTCCCGTTCACAGTGCTATCCGTACAATTCCAAATCGTAAAACTCATCACGGTACATGGAAGGGAAGAATCGTCCGTATTCAAGGGGATGAAAGGAGAAAAGGCTTCCAAACGGACGGACACGGGGAAATTCTGATCCGAATAATCAACCGTACCAATGGGATATGTCCCCGTGAAAACCACTCTGTTCCATCCGTTCCTGTCCATAGTCCGGACATGGTCGCCCACCTTGATGGCAAATCCCTGCTCCATTTGTTCCTGACCGGAGAATTCATCGTCTCCGGACTTGGCGATCTTTTGCGATTCCTCCGGAAACCCTTTCCTGAACGGAGAAGGCTGGGCCGAATCAGGATGCACATAGCTGGCTCCATCGCGGGACCGTATCCTGGCGCCGTTCCAGACCAATGACCGAGGCATGACTCCCTGCCGGTTGTCATTGAATACATCCCAAAGCCACAGCTTGCCATCTCCACCCAAATAGACAGTCCCGCAAAACAGGCCTCCCACCGGCATGCCGACATGGGAAAGCCCCGGACCGGAACTCACGGTTGTCAACTGTCCGCGATCCGTCAGGGAAGCCACCCATTCCGGAGAAAGCTTCTTGTCAACCGGAACAACGGCTTCATTCGGATAAACGCCGGCAGCCTGGACGACAACCGTCCCCCATACGGCAATGGCATGAACAAACAGTTTTTTTCTGGTTAAAATGGCCGGGACAATCATAGTTCACGTGATAATTACAATATGATTACGGAGTGGAATGCTCTTTTATTTCATCACGCAGGCGTTTTTCTCCCTTTTCCGTCCAATAGGCGCAATCCAGTTTGAAAAACACAGAGGTATAAGGCAGTAACCCTTGGGTCTTGATAATGACGACATTGAAGACGGACGCCGCCTCATCCAATTGGGCAATGATGTCTTCATGCGGCAGGGAAACCGGACGGACGCCGGAAAGCATTTTTCGCAATCCTTCACGATAGGCATTAATTCCGGGAGCATCTTCTTCACGGACAAAATCGAGCTCGGTATCCGTATACACAAGGGGGCGGACGTGTTTCTGCACGGCCAGCATGTCCAGAACCGCTTTGACAACGGCAGGCTGTTCCCCGTCGACCACGATCGTCTTAATGCCGGGATTGCTCTGGAGAGGATAAGCGGCATCCGTCACCACAACCCAGTTGCGATGCCCCAGCAAAGGCATCATATTCTTCACTTGGGACAATCCGTCTTCCCGCCCTTCGGACGCTAAACAGGAACAGGCGAGAAGCAGAAAGGCCAGCAAGGAGACAATATTACGTTTCATCGGATCACTCCATTCGGTTGCAATCAGGAAAACATGTTGCGCGGATCCAGGTAGCGATCCACCTCTTCTTCCGTCAAAATACCTTTCTCCAGCACGATTTCACGAACACTCTTGGTAGAATGCAGGGCTTCCTTCGCCAGCTCCGTCGCCTGGGCATAACCAATGACGGGTAAAAGAGCCGTCACAATGCCAATACTGCGGTCCACATAGCTGCGGCACACATCGCGGTTAGCGGTAATTCCATCCACCGTCCGTTCCTTGAGAACAATGCAAGCCTGCCTCAAGTGATTGATGCTCTTGAAGAGAGACCAGACAATAACCGGCTCCATTACATTGAGTTGCAACTGTCCGGCCTCAGCGGCGATCGTAATGGTTACATCATTACCGATCACCTCGAAAGCCACTTGGTTGACGACCTCCGGCACGACGGGATTCACCTTCCCGGGCATAATGCTGCTGCCCGGCTGAAGAGGAGGCAGATTGATTTCCCCGAGTCCGGCACGTGGGCCGGAAGAAAGCAGGCGCAAATCGTTGCAAATCTTGCTAAGCTTGGTGGATGTCCTCTTCAAAACCCCGGATAGTTGGACAAGAGCCCCCGTATCCTGCGTCGCTTCAAACAGATTGCTGGCCGTCACAATCTCCAGCCCGGAAACCTCCTGCAACCGTTCCCGGACGCGTTCGCGGTAACCGGGCACTGTACTGATACCGGAACCGATAGCCGTCGCCCCCATGTTCACTTCCTTGAGCAAATTCTCCGCTTCCTCCAACCGCTGGATGTCTTCGCGCAGCGTACAGGCAAACGCCGAAAACTCTTGTCCCAGCGTCATCGGAACGGCATCCTGCAACTGGGTCCTCCCCATTTTGATCACATCGGCAAACTCCGCCCCCTTCGCCTCAAAAGAGCCCGCCAGTTTGTCTACAGCCAGCAGAAGGCGTTTCAGGGCAAACCGCAGCCCCAGCCGGAATGCCGTCGGGTACACGTCATTCGTACTCTGGCTCAGGTTAACATGATTGTTGGGGTGGATGAAAGCATAGTCGCCGCGCTCCCGTCCGCAAAGTTCCAACGCCCTGTTAGCGATCACTTCATTGGCATTCATGTTGCATGACGTGCCGGCGCCCCCCTGCATCATATCTACCACGAAATGATCATAGAACCTGCCGTCCAGCAATTCATCGCAAGCCTGGACAATGGCTCGGCTGCGTTCCTTGTCCAGCAGGCCGAGATCGGCATTCGTCAGGGCGCACGCCTTCTTCACCAAAGCCAGCCCGCGAATCAGGTTCGGATAGGAACTCAGAGGAATATCCGTAATCGGGAAATTTTCCACGCCGCGCATCGTCTGGATGCCGTACAAAGCGGAAGCAGGCACTTTGCGCTCACCGAGGAGATCCTTCTCCACCCGGAAAACATCCCCCGGTTTATTCCCGGCAGGAGCACCAAGAACCGGACGCAGCGATACGCTTCCGGCTATTGTCGTCCGCAGACGCTCCAACAGTTCGGGATGAGCCCTGCCCAACCGGTCAAGGTCGTCATGGTTCCACTCAAGGCACACGGAGCGCTCCATCACTTCTCCCGTTAACGAATGGGGGCTGCCCTTGTCATAGAGCATTCTCTCCCCGAGCAGGGAACCGGGTCCGACATCCAGCAGGGGATTCAGCTCATCCCCGATACCACGGGCCAAACGGACGCTCCCCGTTAACAGGACGTACAGGCGCGAAGGCGGCATCTTTTCATAAAACAAAAAGTCGCCCGGGACATAAACACTCTCCCGTCCATATTCCAACAGGACATCCAAATCGTCCGATGTAAAATCCTTTAACAGCGATGAACGCAACGAATGCGGAAACAGCTCTTCCTTCATTCTTGAGTTCCTACCACTTTCCGAAGGAAATCTCAACGAGAAACAACAAATTTCCGGGACTGCGTCAACTAGGACTGTGTCAGCTCTTTTTCCGGGGCAGGAGGAGGAGTCTGGAGAGGAGCAGGGATTTTCATCACAAGCTGGTTGTTTTCAAAGACAATCGGAGCCGGCATTTTATTCAACTCCGTCCATTCCCATGTCTTCTCCAGCACTTTCCAGAACGGGAAATAAGGAGATTTACGTTCCTGCCACAGCCTGGCCGGGGTCGGAACAAAAGGATAAATCTGGATAGGCACTGTCTTCTGCCCTTCCTTCAAGGCTTCCGCCACCATCGTATACACTTCCTCAATACCTTCATCCGTGATGGCGATACATCCCGCCGATACGTCGCTGCCGTGTACCATGATGTAGGAACCGGTGCGTCCCAGAGAACGGTCATACTCGTTCGGATAGCCGATATTGAAGGAAAGATGGTACTTGCTATTCGGATTGAGGGCAGCGGGAACAACCTCGTAAAAACCTTCCGGCACCTGGTTGTCCCCCTCCTTTTCCTTCGGTCCCAGATTGCCGGACATGGCAGCCACCGGATAACGCTTCACCAGAACAAACGAGCCGGAGCCCTTCGGCTGTACCCACAGTTCCAGAATCTTATCCTCCTTGATTGCTCGGAGAAAAACCGGACTGCCCACATGCATATTACCCGGTGCCAGATATTCGGACATCTTCGGCGACGTCCGGGCTTTGGCCTGTACGTCACGGGCCTTCGCAGAGTCATTGCATGCTTGGAAACACATCGTCGTCACAAGAACACCTACCCATATCATCCAGCTTAATCCTCCTCGTTTGGAAGCGCTCATGGCGACAGGAGAACCAAAATAGAGGTATGATTCAATCCTTTTCGGAGACTGTAGCGAAAATTAATGGTTCACGTCTCCGTTTCTTTGATGTAGACTCTTGCAGAACATTTCCAACCATCCGCCATGAGCGAACTCAACGATCGCCTTTTCGAAGAAATCCTCCAGGCCCGCCAACGCGTGTACGCCGTCGGTAAGCCCACCCCCCTCCAGAAACTGAATCTGAGAGGAATCGACGCCCCCGTCTATGTCAAGCGCGAGGATCTCGGCCCCATTAAGGCCTACAAATGGAGAGGCGCCTACAATTGCATGGCATCCCTGCCTGCGGACAAACTCGCCAAGGGTGTCGTCGCCGCCTCTGCCGGAAATCATGCCCAGGGTGTAGCGCTTGCGGCACGCGTACTCAACTGCAAGGCGCGCATCTACATGCCCCGCTCTACCCCGGAAGTTAAACAGGTGGAAGTCAAACGCCACGGCGGCGACCATGTCGAAATCGTCCTGCACGGCGACAGCTACGATGAAACCGCCAGTGCCGCCCACCAGTACGCCGAAAAACACGGTTGTTCATTCATCCACCCCTACGACGACATTAAAACCATGGGGGGCCAGGGAACGCTGGCCGACGAAGTCGTCATGAGCGGCCACGGTCCATTTGACCGCGCCTACGTCCAAATCGGAGGCGGCGGTCTTGCCGCAGCCGTAGCCTGCGGGCTGAAAAAATTCTGGCCGGACATCAAAATCATTGCCGTAGAAGGTATCGACCAGGCATCCATGAAAGCTTCCGTCGAACAAGGAGGACGTACGACTCTGTCCTACGTGGATGTCTTCTGCGACGGCACTGCCGTCCGCATCCCCGGTGAAGAAACTTTTGAAATCTGCAAAGAGCTCGTCGACGAATACGTCACCGTCACCAACAACGAAGTCTGCCACTCCATCCGTGCCATGTGGGAGGCCAACCGCGTCGTCCCCGAACCCTCCGGAGCCATGGGACTGGCCGGATTCCTCAAGCAATGGGACGAAGGCCTGGTTCGACCCGATGAAAAAAGCCTCGTCATCATTTCCGGCGCCAATATGGATTTCACCCACCTGGCACAAATCGCCCGCCAGGCCGGCATCGGCAACTACGAAACCCACTACCTGCGCATCCCCATGGCCGCCAAGAAGGGCCAGTTGCTCAAATACCTCCGCAACATGCCGGAATCGACCACCCTCGTCGACATGCAATACGGCAAAACCGCCGGGGATATCCAATACCCCGTTTTCGGAGTGTCCGTCTCCGACGAAGACCTGGACCTCATCCGTAAACGGCTTCAGGACAAGGATATCGGGTTCGAGGACATCAGTGCCGACGACGACGTCAATTTCCGCATTATCCACTATCAGACGGAACTCTTCGACAACCCGCTCTTTGTCAAAATCGAATTCCCCGAACGTTGCGGAGCCTTACTGGATTTCATGGAGCGCATTGTCGATATAGCCTCAGTTTGCTATTTCAACTACGCCTACTCCGGCGAACGCGTCGGACGTGCCCTCGTCGGTCTGGAATTCGATTCACCCGACATGCGGGAAGCATGTATGGACCGCATCGGGAAAATGCCCCGCAATGTCATTCGTGCCGTCCACAATGTCTCCGAGACAGCCAAGGAACGCATCATGGGCAACGAGAATCCCATCCACTTCAAAGGGCACTAATCAGTAGCGGCATGTCTCCTCTCCCACGCCTCATCCTCGCCTCGCAATCCCCGAGGCGTAAAGACCTTTTGGCGTCCACCGGACTCGATTTCGAGATCATCGTCCGACCGTCCGACGAAATCCAGGATTCTTCCATGGAACCGGAACGTCTCTGCCTGTACAACGCCGGCCTGAAAGCCGATGCCGTCGCCCGCGAATTCCCCGATGCTACCGTCATCGGGGCCGATACCCTCGTCTTCCTCGGCAACGAACCTCTCGGCAAACCCTGCGACAGGAATGATGCCGTCCGCATGCTTACAATGCTGTCCGGAAAATTTCACTGTGTCTGCACCGGTGTCTGCTTGCGTTCTCCATTGGGTCACATTGACTTGCCGGTCATCACAAAAGTGAAATTCCGGAAGCTCTCTCCATCAACTATCGACCGCTATCTGGAACTCGTACATGTCCTTGACAAAGCAGGGGCTTATGCCTTTCAAGAGCATGGAGACATGATCGCCGAGTCCATCGAAGGAGATGCCAATAATGTCATCGGCCTCCCCATTGATGCCCTGATGCGCCAACTGGCAGCCTGGGGATATTCCCGCTAGGAAGAATCTCTTGCATTCACGATTTGTTACAGAGGGGCTTGCCAAGCGGCCAGTTTTCTGCCATACACCTGCAGATTTAAACTTGTTCTTCAATGCCCAAAGACACCTCGATCCGCAAAATTCTCGTGATCGGCTCAGGTCCGATCGTCATTGGCCAAGGTTGCGAATTCGATTATTCGGGAACGCAAGCCTGTAAAGCCCTCAAAGAAGAGGGGTACGAGGTAGTCCTCATCAACTCCAATCCCGCCACCATCATGACGGATCCGGAGTTTGCCCCCAGAACGTACATCGAACCCATCACCCCCGAGTTTGTGGAAAAGGTGATCCTCCGGGAAAAACCGGATGCCCTGCTTCCTACCCTCGGCGGACAAACCGCCCTCAACTGCGCCATGGAACTCCACAGGAGCGGAGTCCTGGAACGCGAGGGCGTCCGCATGATCGGAGCCAACGCCGACGCTATCGACAAGGGCGAAGACCGCCTGAGATTCAAGGAAGCCATGATCAAAATAGGTCTGGACGTTCCCAAGTCCGGAGTCGCTCACAACATGGTGGAATCTCGCGACATCGCCGTTGAGATCGGTACCTTCCCGCTCATCATCCGCCCCGCCTTCACCCTTGGCGGCACAGGCGGCGGCATCGCTTACAACAAAACGGAATTCGAAGAAATCGCGGCACGGGGCCTTGATCTCTCACCGACAACGGAAATCCTGATTGAGGAATCCCTGCTCGGATGGAAGGAATTCGAAATGGAAGTCATGCGCGACCGTGCCGACAACTGCGTCGTTATCTGCTCTATTGAAAACCTCGACCCCATGGGCGTCCATACCGGCGACTCCATCACCGTCGCTCCCATCCAGACACTCACGGACCGCGAGTACCAAGTCATGCGCGACGCCTCTTTCGCCGTCATCCGCGAAATCGGTGTCGAAACGGGAGGATCCAACATCCAATTCGCCACCGATCCCAAAACGGGCCGCATGATCGTCATCGAAATGAACCCGCGCGTGTCCCGCTCATCGGCTCTTGCCTCGAAAGCCACCGGCTTCCCGATTGCCAAATTCGCCGCCAAACTCGCCGTCGGCTATACCCTCGACGAATTGCGCAACGACATCACCCGGGAAACCCCTGCCTCATTTGAACCCTCCATCGACTATGTCGTGACCAAAGTCCCGCGCTTTACCTTCGAGAAATTCAAGGATGCCGACCCGACTCTGACCACCTCCATGAAGTCCGTCGGCGAAGCCATGGCCATTGGCCGCACCTTCAAGGAATCCCTCCAGAAGGCGCTCCGTTCGCTGGAAACCGGACGCTGGGGATTCGGTTTCGACAGCAAAATGCCGAAAAATCCCTCCACCGACGAAATATCCCGCAAGCTGGCAGTTCCGAACGCCGAACGCATCTTCTGGCTCCAGACGGCTTTTGCCCACGGATTCACCGCCGAAGAAATCCACGACATCACCCAAATCGATCCCTGGTTCCTCGCCCAGCTCGAAGATTTGGCCATCTCCGGCGAACGCCTCTCCGACATCCCCCTCGAAAAAGCGAAGAAACTCGGATTCTCCGACCGCCAGATCGCCCTGGCCCGCGGAGAATCGGAAGACAGCGTCCGCGACGAACGCAAGAAGCGCGGCATTGTCCCGACTTACCGCCTCGTCGACACCTGCGCTGCCGAATTCGAAGCCTACACTCCGTACTACTATTCTTGCTATGGAGATGAAAACGAAGCCCGCCCGTCCGACAAGAAGAAAATCATGATCCTCGGCGGCGGTCCCAACCGTATCGGCCAGGGTATTGAGTTCGACTACTGCTGCGTCCATGCCTCCTTCGCCCTGAAGGAACTCGGCTACGAGACCATCATGGTCAACTCCAATCCCGAAACCGTCTCCACCGACTACGATACGTCCGACAAGCTCTACTTCGAGCCCCTGACTCTGGAAGACGTCCTCAACATCTGCGACCAGGAAAAACCCGATGGCGTCATCGTCCAATTCGGCGGACAGACCCCCCTGAACCTCGCCGCTGAACTGGAACGCCACGGCGTGCCTATTATCGGAACCAGCCCGAAGTCCATCGAGCTGGCAGAAGACCGCAAATACTTCTCAGCTCTGCTGGACAAGCTCGGTCTCAAGCAGGCTGATGCCGGGACGGCCACCTCTCCCGAGGAGGCCCTGGACGTTGCCAACCGCATCGGTTATCCCGTCCTAGTCCGCCCCTCTTTCGTCCTTGGCGGACGAGCCATGATGATCGTCTATGACGACGAAGAATTGACCCGTTACATGCGGGAAGCCGTCGACGCCTCTCCGGAACGCCCCATCCTTGTGGACCGCTTCCTCGAAAATGCCGTGGAAATCGACGTCGACGTTATCTCCGACGGCCAAATCTCCGTCGTCGGGGCTATCATGCAACACGTCGAACCTGCCGGAATCCACTCGGGAGACTCCGCCTGCATGATCCCAGCAGCCGGTATCTCCATGCGCATGCACAAGGAAATCATGCGCGCCGCGAAGGAACTTGCACGTGAACTGGAAGTGAAGGGCCTGATGAACATCCAGTTTGCCGTCAAGGAAGAACAGCTTTACATCATCGAAGTCAATCCCCGTGCTTCCCGCACGGTTCCTTTCGCCTCCAAAACGATTGGAAAACCCCTCGCCAAACTGGCAGCCAAGGTCATGGCCGGCAAGACTCTCGCCGAACTCGGGTTCACGAAGGAAATCATCCCGGACTATTACTCCATCAAGGAAGCCGTCTTCCCGTGGAACCGCTTCCCCGGCATCGACGTCGTCCTCGGCCCGGAAATGCACTCCACCGGCGAAGTCATGGGCATCGACCCGGATCCCGACATTGCTTTCGCCAAGTCGCAGATCAGCGCCTTCAATCCCCTTCCGGAAAAAGGCATGGTATTCATTTCCGTCAGTGACCGGGATAAAGAAAGCGTCGTCCCCCTGGCCCGGACGCTTGTGAAGCTCGGCTTCGAGCTCTGCGCCACGCGCGGCACAATGATCCACCTCCTCCAGCACGACATCGAGTGCGAACGCGCCTACAAAGTCAACGAAGGCAAACGCCCGAATATTGTAGACAAGATCAAGAATGGCGAAATCGCCTTCATCATCAACACGCCCGGCAATCATGACGCCCGTAAGGACGACGTCCTCATCCGCGCTTCGGCCGTCTCCACCAAGACGTCCTACTGCACGAATATGGCATCAGCCAAGGCATGCGTCGGAGCCATGGACGGCATCCGCAACAAAAGCGCGGACGTACAAACCCTCCAAGAATACCACGGGCTGGCCTGAACCAGTTCCAACATATCCCCTCAAGCAGACAGCCCGCTTCCGATCATTCGGGGCGGGCTGTTTCGTTACATGCCTCCATCAAGGGGAAATGTTTGGAGTAAAGCACCACAGCAATCCCAAGCCGGCAACGGGTACCACATTTTCGGGGATCCTGGAAAGGGAATTATTCCTCGTCCCAGAACAACTCGTCCAGCGTCTTGCCCAAGACATGACAGATAGAAAGGCAAAGATTCAGCGTCGGATTGTATTTGTCCAGCTCAATCAACCCAATCGTCTGCCGAACGACGCCGACTGCCGCGGCCAGTTCTTCCTGAGACATCCCCCGGGCGACTCTGGCCAGCTTCAGTCGCAGACCCCGCGATGGATGGACGGATTTATTTTCCTTCGTCATCTTTGTTCTCCAATGCCTGTTCGGCTCTTTTCTCCGCCTGAAGAATAGAGAATTTCATCCCATAATACCAACCTATGCCACACACCACTCCCAAAGCCATCCTGCAATACGCATTCCAGCCCCACTCGAA
This is a stretch of genomic DNA from Akkermansia sp. N21116. It encodes these proteins:
- a CDS encoding GH116 family glycosyl-hydrolase, which translates into the protein MIVPAILTRKKLFVHAIAVWGTVVVQAAGVYPNEAVVPVDKKLSPEWVASLTDRGQLTTVSSGPGLSHVGMPVGGLFCGTVYLGGDGKLWLWDVFNDNRQGVMPRSLVWNGARIRSRDGASYVHPDSAQPSPFRKGFPEESQKIAKSGDDEFSGQEQMEQGFAIKVGDHVRTMDRNGWNRVVFTGTYPIGTVDYSDQNFPVSVRLEAFSPFIPLNTDDSSLPCTVMSFTIWNCTDSTVNGTIGGWLKNAVCCNSGTGLGMRVNKADPNGGMPHVLMTAEEGEWVAVPGREDVSFEDFEREDYAGWKVEGTAFDKTPLDNARIPPYMGDIGMHGSRAAVSHNVRTGGDVMAGDSHTGSLLSPEFTIDREFIRFSIAGGRKPGREKEGGTGIELLVDGKAVCSATGHNSNRLRPDAFPVKDYIGKKARLRIYDGAQGSWGNIIVDHIVFSDSPAPPARPLKEEADFGSFCFALASPGKGTRAMTSLPARNTEQALFGMDGSQPSVGNVRFDKDKPLGGLTRDFSIPAGESVQVDFILAWYFPNIYLNTMGDTGRPDTDGKKGRRHYAARFSNANDVASYVADHWKSLVGGTKLWRDTWYDSSLPFWFLDRTFANTSTLATTTSHRLTNGRFYAWEGVGACEGTCTHVWQYAQAPARLFPDIERVTRDRVDLGIGFHPETGGIGMRAEHNRQPAIDGQCGRIMGIWREHTMSADDSFLNKVWPRAKKAVQYVLDHDRDGDGILDGAQENTLDAAWYGEIAWTSIEALGAFKAGEEMALAVGDGEFAKLCRDRREKGRKAVEARLFNGKWFIQKKDEAHPNVFGTYNGSFIDQLFGQSMAYQCGLGELISPDRQKKALRSIWDNNFSPDLTEYLKHVRPLGRPYYVEGEGGTLMCTNALNESDPYKGSSWTHGYLNECMSGFEHQLASHMMRAGMVKEALAVTRAIHDRYSAEKRNPYNEIECSDHYARAMASYGTFLSACGYDYNGPEGKLGFNPRMSPENFKAAFTTAEGWGTYSQEKQGNAWMAGVTLKYGQLTLRELKLAFPLKKVRVTVDGKPAPDFKVEKGVLVWGTPLTLKAEQTLTVQTGA
- a CDS encoding RbsD/FucU domain-containing protein — translated: MKRNIVSLLAFLLLACSCLASEGREDGLSQVKNMMPLLGHRNWVVVTDAAYPLQSNPGIKTIVVDGEQPAVVKAVLDMLAVQKHVRPLVYTDTELDFVREEDAPGINAYREGLRKMLSGVRPVSLPHEDIIAQLDEAASVFNVVIIKTQGLLPYTSVFFKLDCAYWTEKGEKRLRDEIKEHSTP
- a CDS encoding Maf family protein, coding for MSPLPRLILASQSPRRKDLLASTGLDFEIIVRPSDEIQDSSMEPERLCLYNAGLKADAVAREFPDATVIGADTLVFLGNEPLGKPCDRNDAVRMLTMLSGKFHCVCTGVCLRSPLGHIDLPVITKVKFRKLSPSTIDRYLELVHVLDKAGAYAFQEHGDMIAESIEGDANNVIGLPIDALMRQLAAWGYSR
- the aspA gene encoding aspartate ammonia-lyase codes for the protein MKEELFPHSLRSSLLKDFTSDDLDVLLEYGRESVYVPGDFLFYEKMPPSRLYVLLTGSVRLARGIGDELNPLLDVGPGSLLGERMLYDKGSPHSLTGEVMERSVCLEWNHDDLDRLGRAHPELLERLRTTIAGSVSLRPVLGAPAGNKPGDVFRVEKDLLGERKVPASALYGIQTMRGVENFPITDIPLSSYPNLIRGLALVKKACALTNADLGLLDKERSRAIVQACDELLDGRFYDHFVVDMMQGGAGTSCNMNANEVIANRALELCGRERGDYAFIHPNNHVNLSQSTNDVYPTAFRLGLRFALKRLLLAVDKLAGSFEAKGAEFADVIKMGRTQLQDAVPMTLGQEFSAFACTLREDIQRLEEAENLLKEVNMGATAIGSGISTVPGYRERVRERLQEVSGLEIVTASNLFEATQDTGALVQLSGVLKRTSTKLSKICNDLRLLSSGPRAGLGEINLPPLQPGSSIMPGKVNPVVPEVVNQVAFEVIGNDVTITIAAEAGQLQLNVMEPVIVWSLFKSINHLRQACIVLKERTVDGITANRDVCRSYVDRSIGIVTALLPVIGYAQATELAKEALHSTKSVREIVLEKGILTEEEVDRYLDPRNMFS
- a CDS encoding pyridoxal-phosphate dependent enzyme, translated to MSELNDRLFEEILQARQRVYAVGKPTPLQKLNLRGIDAPVYVKREDLGPIKAYKWRGAYNCMASLPADKLAKGVVAASAGNHAQGVALAARVLNCKARIYMPRSTPEVKQVEVKRHGGDHVEIVLHGDSYDETASAAHQYAEKHGCSFIHPYDDIKTMGGQGTLADEVVMSGHGPFDRAYVQIGGGGLAAAVACGLKKFWPDIKIIAVEGIDQASMKASVEQGGRTTLSYVDVFCDGTAVRIPGEETFEICKELVDEYVTVTNNEVCHSIRAMWEANRVVPEPSGAMGLAGFLKQWDEGLVRPDEKSLVIISGANMDFTHLAQIARQAGIGNYETHYLRIPMAAKKGQLLKYLRNMPESTTLVDMQYGKTAGDIQYPVFGVSVSDEDLDLIRKRLQDKDIGFEDISADDDVNFRIIHYQTELFDNPLFVKIEFPERCGALLDFMERIVDIASVCYFNYAYSGERVGRALVGLEFDSPDMREACMDRIGKMPRNVIRAVHNVSETAKERIMGNENPIHFKGH
- a CDS encoding L,D-transpeptidase family protein, translating into MSASKRGGLSWMIWVGVLVTTMCFQACNDSAKARDVQAKARTSPKMSEYLAPGNMHVGSPVFLRAIKEDKILELWVQPKGSGSFVLVKRYPVAAMSGNLGPKEKEGDNQVPEGFYEVVPAALNPNSKYHLSFNIGYPNEYDRSLGRTGSYIMVHGSDVSAGCIAITDEGIEEVYTMVAEALKEGQKTVPIQIYPFVPTPARLWQERKSPYFPFWKVLEKTWEWTELNKMPAPIVFENNQLVMKIPAPLQTPPPAPEKELTQS